gagagagatggacacagaAACCAGGGGAACTCTGTCCCAAAACATGGGGAAAGGAAATCACAGCAGAATAAGCGGGGGAAGGAACAGAGAACGgccaggagaaagggagaggttaCTGGGAAAGAGAAGGTAAAAACAGCACGGTTGACAGACAAAGAGGGAGCGaacaggagaaagggagaggttaCTGGGAAAGAGAAGGTAAAAACAGCACGGTTGACAGACAAAGAGGGAGCGaacaggagaaagggagaggtcaCTGGGAAAGAGAAGGTAAAAACAGCACGGTTGACAGACAAAGAGGGAGCGAACAGGAGAAAACAACGTTAGACACAGTGGGGTTAAAATGTAGGGTAGAGATCTGAGAtaatgatggatggatgactgaagatggctgagacagaggaggagtgtACCTGGCTCTCCACTAGCATGGCGATGTCCACGAACATGTCATGTAGCTCTTTGATGCTGCTCTCCAGACGCACAATGTCTTTGTGTCGCGCCTCGATCTCACTGAGAGCCTGCTTCGAGATCCCAGAGTCCATGATCTAAAGAAAGGAGACCCTTAGAACACGCActcgcacgcgcacacacacacacacacacacaatttcttACCCCTGAAGTGAAAACGGCCGAGTTTCCACCCTCTAACATCTCTTCAAGCTCCTCGTCTGTCGTAGCTTTGCCAGCTGAGAAACAGAGGATAATTTTAGTACATACATGAGGTTATGGTCCACTTGTGTGTATATAAAACAGTGTGTAAGGCTGTGGGTAACTCACTGATCTCTAGTTGTCTCTGGATGCGTCCTTTACTCCTCTCCCTGAAGTCCAGCTGGGCCTCGTTGTACTTGGTCATCACGTCTACAAACTTCCTGGACAGCACTGCATGCTGGGAGGACATGAAACAGACAGGGGCCACAAGCTATAACAATCCAATAGTTATTAATTTCTATGGTAACATTGACGGTTAGGCACCGGGTTACATAAAGGGTTAAATAGGGGAGAATTTTCGGAAGCTGACCTGTGATTTGCGTATCCGCATGTCGGCTGaaatcctctcctcttcctcagactccaGATTCCTCTCGATGGCTGAGAACCAATCAACATGATTCACCAATCAGTATTCACCCATACCCaaattaaccaatcagcatttagTCTGTCTGTGATTCGTATCATGTGTGAGGGTCTTACTTTTGAGTTTGTTGCGGGCGTTGTTAGCCATCTTCTTGATGTCGTTGGTGACAGCCTCCAAGTCATCCTGCGTTTCTGGAGGAAAAAACACAAATGAaaacagacacactgacagtaaCAGGCTAAAGGTAGaaaagatggggggggggggttcatagAGAGTAGCAGAGGCAGTATGTTTTACTCTGGTCTGATGTGGGGGCAGACAGTATGACTGAGTAGAGCTTCTTGACTTcagagacattctcatcaatctTATCAATACTATTCCTGATGTCCTCAATCTGAAACAGAGTGAAAAaattgttacacacacacacacacacacacacacacacacacacacacacatttcaaaaACACTAACCTGAGAGAAGAACTCATCCATAAATGCTGCATTGTCAATAGCAATTTCCACTTCCTCATCGTCATTGTCGCATGTCTATGAGGAAAAGCAGAAGGCAGCATGAGTAGATTATGTAATGTATTCAAACACAGTGGATCAACCGCATATGTACACTGACGTCATAACTGTAATTGAGAGCATAGAGAGCATAAGTACAGAGACCACAAGGCTTGGTGATACCAACACTGAGAAGGgcgaggagggctgaggaggaaACAGAACCAGTTTTTAGCGGACCACTCCTGCATGAATAAACATCAGACAAAACGAGTAAAACAGACACCACCATGTCTGTATTGTCAGCTGACCTGAAGGGGGGGGCAAGACataatatttaagtgcctttgaacagggtgtggtagtaggtgccaggagtactggtttgagtgtgtcaagaactgcaacactgctgtttTTTTGAACGCTCAACAATTCCCTGTGTCCATCTATCCCTGTGTCCATCTATCCCTGTGTCCATCACCCAAAGGgtcatccagtcaacttgacacaaaagtgggaagcattggagtcaacacgggccagcgtccctgtggaacgctttcgacaccttgtggagtccatgccccaacgaatcgAGTcttttctgagggcaaaagggggtgcaattcaatattaggaaggtgttttgtACATGCAGAGTATGTACACACACTtattacatacatacacactcaaaagtttggggtcacttagaaatgcctttgtttttgaaagaaaaaacaCTTGTCAATTAAAATAccatcaaatttatcagaaagagtgtagacattgttaatgttgtaaatgactattgtagctggaaacggctgattttcaATCGAATATCTACATCGgggtacagaggtccattatcagcaaccatcactcctgtgttccaatggcatgttgtgttactaatccaagtttatcattttaaaaggctaattgatcattagaaaaccattttgcaattgttagcacagctaaaagctgctgccaacacactgactcaactccagccactttaataatgggaattgatgggaaatgtcaaatatatcactagccactttaaacaatgctacctaatataatgtttacataccctacattattcatctcatatgtatatgtatatactgtactctatatcatctactgcatctttatgtaatacatgtatcactgtactcaataccatctactgtatcttgcctatgccgctctgtaccatcactcactcatatagctttatgtacatattcttatccccttacacttgtgtctataaggttgtagttttggaattgttagctagattacttgttggttattactgcactgtcggaactagaagcacaagcatttcgctacactcgcattaacatctgctaaccatgtgtatgtgacaaataaaatttgatttgattattaaataagcaataaaactggccttctttagactagttgagtatctggagcatcagcatttgtgagttcgattacaggctcaaaatggcctgGGAAaaaaagcactttcttctgaaactcatcagtctattcttgttctgagtaatgaaggctattctatgcgacaaattgccaagaaactgaagatctcgtacaacgcgcAAATAGTCTCTAACcacaatagaaagaggagtgggaggccctggtgcacaactaaacaagaggacaagtacattagagtgtctagtatgagaaacagacgcctcaactggcagcttcattaaatggtacccgcaaaacaccagcctcaacaggtaacttcgggatgctggccttctaggcagagttgcaaagaaaaatccatatctcagactggccaataaaaataagatTGCTCTTTAGCCACCATGCTTTCAGCCGCTGTTAGCCACTAGGGTTAAAACACCAGCATGTTTAGCCTCTGGTGCTATTAGCCTTTTCATTTTGACATGATTAGCTACCTGTAGCCTGGAAGCTCTTTTTACTTCAAATTTGACTCAAGTCTCATCTCCTCTTTACCTTTAAAAAGAGTAAACTATGCCATTGCAGAATTCAATCTACACCTCTCTGCATGTTGTCTTTTTTCCCCCCTCAGCGAACAGCTAAAATGTCAAACTGAATGTCAGTGTTGGTCTTAGAGTGCTACTGTATGACGAGAGTCCAAAGTCCGAGTGCTTTACGTTCCTTGTCAAAAAGCAAGATCAAAGTCGAGACAAAGATGTGGCACCTCTTGTTTTTCTCCTCAttcccagtccctccctcccccttcattCCACAAATGCATCAGCTGAGTTCAAGGTCTCAGAGTCAGCTGATTCCCCTGTCAGTCACACTGCATACAGGTTGGACACACACCAAAAACACTGAGACCACTCGGTTACAAGGGtggctcaatctctctctttagtcaTCTGTCGGTTAGAGAACCTTCTCAACCAGGCTCACAAATGTAGCTAACTCATCTTGTGATTTATGACTCCACTGCCCTTGAAAGGATTCTGAACATGCAACTTGAgacatacaataccagtcaaaagttcagacacacctactcattcaagggtttttctttattttaactattttctacattgtagaatagtgaagacatcaaaactatgaaataacacatgtaatgtagtaaccaaaaaaatagtgttaaacaaatcaaaatatatttcatatttgagattcttcaaagtagccacccgttgccttgacagctttgcgcacgcttggcattctctcacctgtaatgcattttaattaacaggtgtgccttcttaaaagttaatttgtggaatttctttccttaattcgtttgagccaatcagttgtgttgtgacaaggtaggggtgctatacagaagacagccctattcaGTAAAAGACCaggtccatattatgacaagaacagctcaaataagcaaagggaaattACAGTtcactactttaagacatggtcagtcaatgcggtaaatttcaagaactttgaaagttaagtgaagtcgcaaaaaccatcaagtgctatgatgaaattggctgtcatgaggacccccacaggaaaggaagacccagagttacctctgctgcagaggatatagGGTTGTCTAACCCTATACTTCTATGATTTTAATAGGTTTCCTATGGAGGATTCATAGTATAATTTAAAAACAGTCAACATTGTTCTGAAAtgtggacctccaaccatctttgtgATATAATTTGAACGTCGAAATGTCCATATTAGTAcaatggcttgcgaaagtattcacccccttggcatttttcctcatttgttgccttacaacatgAAATGAAAATAGATTTGGAGGgagggttgtatcatttgatttacacaacatgcctaccactttgaagattcacaataaaacatattgcaacaaacaaaaaataagaccttttttttttttacttgagtgtgcataactattcagacccccaaagtcaatactttgtggaGACACCTTTTGCAGGAATTACAGCTGCGAGTCTCTTGGGGCATGCctctataaacttggcacatctagccactggaatGTTTCAcacattcttcaaggcaaaactgctccagctccttcaagttggatgggttctgctggtgtacagcaatctttaagtcataccacagattctcaattggattgaggtctaggctttgactaggccatttcaagacaaatgtttccccttaaaccactcaagtgttgctttagcagtatgattagggtcattgtcccgctggaaggtgaacctccgtcccagtctcaaatctctggaagacaaacaggtttccctgaAGAATATCCCTGTATTTAGAGCCTTCcaatcattccttcaattcagaCCAGTtctccagtccctgccaatgaaacacatccccacagcatgatgctgcctccaccatgttTCATTATAGGGATGCTGTTCTAGGGtgttgagaggtgttgggtttgcgccagacatagcgttttccttgatggccaaaaagttcaattttagtctcatctgaccagagtacattcttccatatgtttggggagtctcccacataccttttggcaaacaccaaacatgtttgctttttTTCTCTTTAAGCAATtactttttttctggccactcttctataaagcccagctctgtggagtgtacggcaaggtggtcctatggacagacactccaatctctgctgtggagcttcttcagggttatctttggtctctttgttgcagctctgattaatgccctccttgcctggtccgttagttttggtgggcggccctctcttggcaagtttgttgtggtgccataattctttacattttttaataatggatttaaaaaTGGTGCTCCGTGGGCTGTTCAAagtttttttatatttaataacccaaccctgatctgtacttctccacaactttgtagctgacctgtttggagagctccttggtcttcatggtgccccttgcttagtggtgttgcagactctggggcctttcagaacaggtgtatataaactgagatcatgtgacaggtcttgtgacacttagattacacacaggtggactttaccttattatgtgacttctgaaggtaattggttgcaccagatgttATTTAGGGGTTTCAtaccaaagggggtgaatacatctgcacacaccacttttcccttttactttatttttttacatgccattttttttttcatttcacctcaaacttggactattttgtgtatgtccattacatgaaatccaaataaaaatcaatttaaaattacaggttgtaataaaacaaaataggaaaccgccaaggggatgaatacttttgcaaggcactgtacatttatCTGCCAAAACATGACACCCACCCTTAGGTGACATACCTTTTATACCGTATTACCACacgggaggctgctgaggggcgAATGGCTCATAATCATGGGTGAAATGTAGTGAATAGAATGTCACCTAAGCCACTAAATTGGTAATACCGCTTGTCAGTCAGTGTAGTCCACCGAAACACATCGTGAGAAAGCTGTTCATTTGGCTCCCACATTCTTTGGTGATTACCTGCAGATAAATTATGAGGATAATGTCTGAGACATTATGAAAAATCAGGGCCCTCAAGAAAACCAGGCATTAAAACAAAATTCAACAATATTCAGAAACGTATTGACCTTAACTGGGAATCaagtaaaaaaaaagtttttttttaaacgaacGAATTTGCCCATATTTATCATATTTCCAGCAACGTTCTGTTGAGGCAATAAGAATacccatctgtgtgtgtgcggtgcGCACGTCTAGCACTTTGTGTGGCCGTTTAGCGATGATGCTTattcttctggtagatggaaaagAGTCCCCAAAACCCAGCATGTTAACGACAAAGTAGCCTGTTTACCTGGCAGAATTATATCACAATTATTCATCAATCCAGTGggtatttgttttgcaaactctacCATCACATGTACGATACAAAAACACAGCTAAAGAGAAGCCTCTTGCTAGGGGTGCACAAAATATCTCAGATTTAATCTCAGAtcgtctcctgatgtggtttaagcattgtggACTATGATTTTGAGAGCAAATAcctgaataaaaaaaaatgataatCTGGGCTATTCACTTCATGTTTCAGTTTGAATAAAACACATCATTTGAAGAACAAACATTGCGGCATAGCAATTAATATATTGCAGTAAATCTGTAAATAAAACTTTAATATTCAAGAGTTAAAGATGCTCAAAGTTTTTTCATACctcaccatgagacatccatgtatTTATCATTGGAAAAGATAAACGGTTGAGATATCATTTTAAAGCTTAGAAACAGGGTTATCAAACTTTTATCATTTCAGGAATAAAATAAGTATAATATATTCTGTCTTTTTTTCCCCATCTTAATATAtcttctttatatatatatatatatatataaataaataatggggcaaaaaagtatttagtcagccaccaattgtgaaagttctccaatttaaaaagatgaggcctgtaatgttcatcataggtacacttcaactatgacagataaaataagaaaaaaaaaacagaaaatcacattgtaggatttttttatgaatttatttgcaaattatggtggaaaataagtatttggtcacctacaaacaagatttctggctctcacagacctcttctttaagaggctcctctgtcctccactcgttacctgaatgaatggcacctgtttgaacttatcagtataaaagacacctgtccacaacctcaaacagtcacactccaaactccactatggctaagaccaaagagctgtcaaaggacaccagaaacaaaattgtagacctgcactaggctgggaagactgaatctgcaataggtaagcagcttggtttgaagaaatcaactgtgggagctattattaggaaatggaagacatacaagaccactgataatctccctcgatctggggctccacgcaagatctcaccccgtggggtcaaaatgataacaagaacggtgagcaaaaatcccagaaccacacggggggacctagtgaatgacctgcagagagctgggaccaaaggaACAAAGCCTACCATCCGTAACACACTACggcgccagggactcaaatcctgcagtgccagacgtgtccccctgcttaagccagtacatgtccaggcccgtctgaagttcgctagagagcatttggatgatccagaagaagattgggagaatgtcatatggtcagatgaaaccaaattaGACCttcttggtaaaaactcaacttgtcgtgtttggaggacaaataatgctgagttgcatccaaagaacatcatacctactgtgaagcatgggggtggaaacatcatgctttggggctgtttttctgaaaagggaccaggacgactgatctgtgtaaagtaaagaatgaatggggccatgtatcatgagattttgagtgaaaacctccttccatcagcaagggcattgaagatgaaacatggctgggtctttcagcatgacaatgatcccaaacacaccgcccaggcaacgaaggattggcttcataagaagcatttcaaggtcctggagtggcctagccagtctccagatctcaaccccatagaacatctttggagggagttgaaagtccgtgttgcccagtaACAGCCCCAAAACTTCACTGCTCTacaggagatctgcatggagaaatgggccaaaataccagcaagtgtgtgaaaacattgtgaagacttacagaaaacgtttgacctctgtcattgccaacaaagggtatataacaaagtattgagattttttgttattgaccaaatacttattttccaccataatttgcaaataggTCCCTAcaatctaattttgtctgtcatagttaaagtgtacctatgatgaaaattacaggcctctcatctttaagtgggagaacttgcacaattggtggctgactaaatgctttttttgccccactgtacacacacacaatcttttATGTTATAGGTACAAAACAATTTAGGCAGGAATCTTGATCCAGGAGGCAATTCaatgtctctgctgtaacctAGAAGCTTGATTCTGACATCTAGTCCCTTAGAcagcaagttagcaaaccaattgcatagctggagccctgagcAGGATATAATTTATTTGACACATCTTAGATTTGATAGTTATACTTAACATGCAGTTAGTTATAAGCAGTGGCGTAGAACATACCCACAAACACCTCCCATCAGTATTTTCAAAATACCCCGGTataccacaggaggctggtggtaccttaattggggaggatgggctatAGTAATGGCTGGAGAGGAATAGGTGGATTGTTATCAAATATATCAAagacatggtttccatgtgtttggtgACATTCCATTCACTACATTTCAGCCATTATTCTGAGCCGTtcttccctcagcagcctcctgtgcatTAATACAGTATAAATTGTATATATAGCCTAAGGGTGGGTGTCATGTTTTGGCAGATACATTTATTAAAATTGACATTTcaactttcaaatggtatcacAAAAGATGGTTGGAGGGTCCACACATCAGAAAaatgttgacttgaatgggaaatTATACTGCCAAGCCTCCATAGGAAACCTATTGAAATCATAGAGATAAACGGTTCGACAACCATTTAAGTTCACATTTGAAAAGGTGGTTGAACCGGTGGCCATATTTATGGCATTTCAATTCAAAATTGCAGTGGTCTGAAGGGAGAGGCTAATTCTATGaattaaactgaacaaaaatataaaaatgcagcatgtaaagtgttggtcccatgtttcctgagctgaaataaaaggtcccagaaatgttccatatgcacaaaatgttctcaaattctgtgcacacatttgtttccatcgctgttagtgagcatttctcctttgtcaagataacccatccacatgacagatgtggcatatcaagaagctgattaaacagcaggatcattacacaggtgcaccttgtgctggggacttTAAAAGGCcacaaaaatgtgcagttttgtcacaacaatgccacagagggagcatgcaattggcatgctgaactgcaggaatgtccacaccTGTTACAAgggaatgtaatgttaatttctctaccataagctgcttccaacattgttttagagaatttggcagtacgtttaACTGGCTTCATAACcccagaccatgtgtaaccacactAAGGTCCTCCAAAACAGTCTTCACCTGCAGGacggtctgagaccagccacccagacagctgatgaaactgtgggtttgcacaacccaAACATTTCTGCAAACTGTCAGAAACTTCTCAGGGAATATCATCTGCATGCTCACTGTTCTCACCGGGgtattgacctgactgcagtttggcgttgtaaccgacttcagtgggcaaatgctcaccttcaatggccactggcacaccggagaagtgtgctcttcacagatgaatccttgtttcaactgtaccgggcagatgtaGGACAGCTTGTGTgacgttgtgtgggcgagcgattggctgatatcaacgttgtgaagagagtgccccatggtggcagtggggttatggtatgtgcATGCATAAGCAACGGACAACAAAGggaattgcattttatcgatggcaatttgaatgcacagagataccgtggcaAGATCCTGAGGGCCATTgtcgtaccattcatccaccaccatcacttcatgtttcagcatgatcatGCATGGCCTCATGTCACAAGGAAGCTTAAAAATGTCAcagttcttccatggcttgcatactcagacatatcacccatTAAAGCTGTTTGGGGGTGCTCT
This window of the Oncorhynchus keta strain PuntledgeMale-10-30-2019 chromosome 4, Oket_V2, whole genome shotgun sequence genome carries:
- the stx3b gene encoding syntaxin 3b isoform X3, giving the protein MKDRLEQLKATCDNDDEEVEIAIDNAAFMDEFFSQIEDIRNSIDKIDENVSEVKKLYSVILSAPTSDQKTQDDLEAVTNDIKKMANNARNKLKTIERNLESEEEERISADMRIRKSQHAVLSRKFVDVMTKYNEAQLDFRERSKGRIQRQLEITGKATTDEELEEMLEGGNSAVFTSGIMDSGISKQALSEIEARHKDIVRLESSIKELHDMFVDIAMLVESQGGMIERIESNMDQSVGFVERAVADTKKAAKFQQEARRKKMMITLCCAIIGIVGFSYLYSFFS
- the stx3b gene encoding syntaxin 3b isoform X2 — protein: MKDRLEQLKATCDNDDEEVEIAIDNAAFMDEFFSQIEDIRNSIDKIDENVSEVKKLYSVILSAPTSDQKTQDDLEAVTNDIKKMANNARNKLKTIERNLESEEEERISADMRIRKSQHAVLSRKFVDVMTKYNEAQLDFRERSKGRIQRQLEITGKATTDEELEEMLEGGNSAVFTSGIMDSGISKQALSEIEARHKDIVRLESSIKELHDMFVDIAMLVESQGDIVNNIEAQVCKAQDHIAVAKTETKKAIRYQSKARKKTIIIAVVCAVLALIILAIILSQTVG
- the stx3b gene encoding syntaxin 3b isoform X1 — protein: MKDRLEQLKATCDNDDEEVEIAIDNAAFMDEFFSQIEDIRNSIDKIDENVSEVKKLYSVILSAPTSDQKTQDDLEAVTNDIKKMANNARNKLKTIERNLESEEEERISADMRIRKSQHAVLSRKFVDVMTKYNEAQLDFRERSKGRIQRQLEITGKATTDEELEEMLEGGNSAVFTSGIMDSGISKQALSEIEARHKDIVRLESSIKELHDMFVDIAMLVESQGDIVNNIEAQVCKAQDHIAVAKTETKKAIRYQSKARKKMVIIVAVLVIVLAIVALIIGLSVGLKEK